In the genome of Leptospira dzoumogneensis, one region contains:
- a CDS encoding family 2A encapsulin nanocompartment cargo protein cysteine desulfurase, giving the protein MSTSDFSPELPGEFSNWKDTPPIDPNLIAEWSKNFFGPLSSGSNVDELVLSSSKIPNEIPADSQGIISQAESASGVNSWTPSSGAGYTRVPDLGLSGAGVPTFPGGLNVPGSGQGLPGQNSPFSFLEDFRSFDSKAQNIQISDPFSFSPSLVPSVDISSGNFDLSYARKDFPILEEKVNGRNLVWLDNAATTHKPQAVIDRLSHFYKHENSNIHRGAHTLAARATDAYEAAREKVKGFLNSSSAEEIVFVRGATEAINLVAQTWGRQNIGKDDEILISWLEHHANIVPWQMLCSEKGAKLKVIPVDETGQIILSEYQRLLTPKTRIVAFTQVSNALGTVTPAGTMIELAHKQGAKVLLDGAQAVSHMPVDVQALDCDFYVFSGHKVFAPTGIGVLFGKKEILDQMTPWQGGGNMIQDVTFERTVYQPAPFRFEAGTGNIADAVGLGAAIDYLNKFGMIRIAEYEHSLLEYGTKELKKIPGLKMIGTAPDKAGVLSFVLEGFKTEDVGRYLAQEGIAVRSGHHCAQPILRRFGLESTVRPSLAFYNTCEDIDSLIRALYDLKGGRTSGPL; this is encoded by the coding sequence ATGAGTACAAGTGATTTTTCCCCGGAACTTCCCGGAGAATTTTCGAACTGGAAGGATACTCCTCCTATAGATCCAAACTTGATAGCGGAATGGTCCAAAAATTTTTTCGGACCTCTATCAAGCGGATCTAACGTGGATGAATTGGTTCTTTCTTCTTCTAAAATTCCGAATGAAATACCTGCGGATAGCCAGGGAATTATCTCTCAGGCGGAATCTGCTTCTGGAGTAAATTCATGGACTCCTAGTTCCGGAGCCGGATACACAAGGGTTCCCGATCTAGGATTATCCGGAGCTGGAGTTCCTACATTTCCGGGAGGATTGAATGTCCCAGGTTCCGGACAAGGGTTGCCGGGACAGAATTCTCCGTTCTCTTTTTTGGAAGATTTTAGATCCTTCGATTCTAAAGCTCAGAATATTCAAATTTCTGATCCATTCAGTTTCAGTCCGAGCCTTGTTCCTTCCGTTGATATTTCTTCCGGGAATTTTGATCTGAGTTATGCCAGAAAAGATTTCCCGATCTTAGAAGAAAAGGTGAACGGCAGGAATTTAGTTTGGTTGGACAATGCTGCTACAACTCATAAACCTCAGGCAGTAATAGATAGGCTTTCTCATTTTTACAAACATGAGAATTCCAATATTCATAGGGGAGCTCATACTCTTGCGGCAAGAGCGACTGACGCGTACGAGGCGGCAAGGGAGAAGGTAAAAGGTTTCCTAAATTCTTCATCTGCCGAAGAGATCGTATTCGTTAGAGGTGCCACTGAAGCGATCAACCTAGTGGCCCAGACCTGGGGAAGACAGAATATAGGTAAAGACGACGAGATACTTATCTCTTGGTTGGAGCATCATGCCAATATAGTTCCTTGGCAGATGTTATGTTCCGAGAAAGGTGCTAAATTAAAAGTAATTCCGGTAGACGAAACAGGGCAGATCATCCTAAGCGAATACCAAAGATTACTCACACCTAAGACTCGTATAGTTGCATTCACTCAAGTTTCAAACGCATTGGGAACCGTTACACCTGCCGGAACAATGATAGAACTGGCACATAAACAAGGTGCCAAGGTATTATTGGATGGAGCACAAGCGGTCTCTCACATGCCTGTGGATGTACAAGCCTTGGATTGCGATTTTTACGTGTTCTCCGGTCATAAGGTATTCGCTCCGACTGGAATCGGCGTACTATTCGGTAAGAAGGAAATTTTGGATCAAATGACACCCTGGCAAGGCGGTGGAAATATGATCCAAGATGTTACCTTTGAAAGAACAGTTTATCAGCCTGCTCCTTTTCGTTTCGAGGCAGGCACCGGTAATATTGCGGATGCAGTAGGTTTAGGTGCAGCTATCGATTATCTAAACAAATTCGGGATGATACGTATTGCAGAATATGAACATTCTCTTTTGGAATATGGGACTAAGGAGCTTAAAAAAATTCCCGGTCTAAAAATGATCGGAACTGCACCTGATAAGGCAGGAGTATTATCTTTTGTGTTGGAAGGTTTTAAAACGGAGGACGTAGGAAGATACTTAGCCCAAGAAGGAATTGCAGTCAGATCGGGACACCATTGTGCTCAACCTATCTTAAGAAGATTCGGATTAGAAAGTACTGTCAGACCTTCTTTAGCATTTTATAATACTTGCGAAGATATAGACTCTCTCATCCGAGCTTTATACGATCTAAAAGGTGGAAGGACTTCCGGCCCTCTATAA
- the epsC gene encoding serine O-acetyltransferase EpsC — MGIQEPNGTPQIDPHLEDNYRNFLDSIFKKQNEDPHRYGGRQVAGQFIQELFDILFAGFFSDLNFRDRTQVEDSISRFLLDAKKKLQPYLVGSKGPEINWVLSEFKKELPLLYDLIWKDAIAAYEGDPAAESVKEVILAYSGFYAIAVHRVAHVLHRLRIPIFPRMLSEYAHEKTGIDIHPGAKIGKSFFMDHGTGIVIGGTSEIADNVKIYQGVTLGALSVSKDLASIKRHPTIEENTIIYAGATILGGDTVIGRNSIIGGNTWVTQSVPPYSVVYQKNEIRVRNSKELDNVIDFSI; from the coding sequence ATGGGAATCCAGGAACCGAATGGAACACCTCAAATCGATCCGCACTTGGAAGATAACTACCGTAATTTTCTGGATTCTATATTCAAAAAACAGAATGAAGATCCTCATCGTTACGGGGGAAGACAGGTCGCAGGGCAATTCATCCAGGAGTTATTCGATATTCTTTTTGCAGGATTTTTCTCCGACCTGAATTTTAGAGACCGGACCCAGGTAGAAGATAGTATCTCCCGTTTTCTATTAGATGCTAAGAAAAAATTACAACCTTATTTAGTAGGATCTAAAGGCCCCGAGATCAATTGGGTCCTTTCGGAATTCAAAAAAGAATTACCCTTACTTTATGATCTCATTTGGAAGGATGCAATCGCGGCTTACGAGGGAGATCCTGCCGCGGAAAGTGTGAAAGAAGTTATATTAGCTTACTCAGGTTTTTATGCGATTGCAGTTCATAGAGTCGCACATGTATTACATCGTTTAAGAATTCCGATTTTTCCAAGAATGTTAAGCGAATACGCTCACGAAAAAACGGGGATAGATATCCACCCTGGAGCAAAGATCGGAAAATCATTCTTTATGGACCATGGTACTGGTATCGTGATCGGAGGAACCTCGGAGATAGCGGATAATGTTAAAATCTACCAAGGTGTTACATTAGGCGCGCTCTCCGTAAGCAAGGATCTAGCCAGTATCAAAAGACATCCTACAATCGAAGAAAATACGATTATCTATGCAGGAGCAACTATATTAGGCGGGGACACTGTGATCGGCAGGAATAGTATCATAGGAGGAAACACTTGGGTCACGCAAAGTGTTCCTCCTTATTCCGTAGTGTATCAAAAAAACGAGATTAGGGTCAGAAATTCCAAAGAACTAGACAATGTGATCGATTTTTCTATCTGA
- a CDS encoding OmpP1/FadL family transporter, with protein MQRGFVRNKYSVFIIFLLFVFGSGEVLAVDGLYFNAINSRYLGLAGAGYALGGSPVDVALNPANLSLVKGKKLEFGLGASLIQNRYRDRFQDPNPELVYENDKSTNVVGPGPYIAFKLPVTETINYGITFYVPGGASGGVDKITRNTPTGESVNQWADVNLPGPLGNSKQIKESNSNTFAVFKLVNGLSVKFGNLSLGGSVELAYGTQKLNQKYYDITGNIEIPGQGYYYESSKNAFALGGILGANYSFSDSFRIAYAYQSHVGIPLNGGYSIGTNDPNYYRKTGVSYTFDLPEKHVLGFAFGPENLKFALDFVYTNYGSYLRKANQTLEDPWLPTPLGKTGSADAHLNFRDQWAVILGVEYKASSSWILRGGYSYNSPLVKSNALGGTTGGFFSLTDIVSAGFSYLFDSWSLDLAVSYNIPRKTIEGGKGTDWDLSHAVGSVGNANLTGYSYNARAGIPSFSIGAVKSFD; from the coding sequence ATGCAGAGAGGTTTTGTCCGAAATAAGTATTCGGTTTTTATAATATTCTTACTATTCGTTTTTGGAAGCGGAGAAGTTTTGGCGGTCGATGGGTTATACTTCAACGCGATCAATTCCAGATATTTAGGTCTTGCAGGAGCCGGCTACGCACTCGGAGGCTCCCCGGTGGACGTTGCTTTAAATCCTGCAAATTTATCTTTGGTCAAAGGTAAAAAATTGGAATTCGGTTTGGGTGCTTCTCTCATCCAAAACAGATACAGGGACCGTTTTCAAGATCCAAACCCGGAGCTTGTTTATGAGAATGATAAGTCGACTAACGTTGTAGGCCCAGGCCCTTATATAGCCTTTAAACTTCCTGTTACTGAAACTATCAATTATGGAATTACATTCTATGTTCCTGGAGGAGCTTCCGGAGGAGTGGATAAGATCACAAGGAATACTCCGACTGGAGAATCGGTGAACCAATGGGCGGATGTAAATTTACCCGGACCGCTCGGAAATTCGAAACAGATCAAAGAATCCAATTCGAATACGTTCGCGGTTTTTAAATTGGTAAACGGACTTTCTGTTAAGTTCGGGAATTTATCTTTGGGCGGAAGTGTGGAACTCGCTTATGGAACCCAAAAATTAAATCAAAAATATTACGATATTACGGGCAATATAGAGATCCCCGGCCAAGGTTATTATTATGAGAGTTCCAAAAACGCCTTTGCATTAGGAGGGATTTTAGGAGCTAATTATTCTTTTTCAGATTCTTTCCGAATTGCATACGCATACCAATCTCATGTAGGAATTCCTTTGAATGGCGGATATAGTATTGGTACAAACGATCCGAATTATTACCGTAAGACAGGAGTTTCTTATACTTTCGATTTGCCTGAAAAACATGTTTTGGGTTTTGCTTTCGGACCTGAAAATCTGAAATTCGCATTGGATTTCGTGTATACCAACTACGGTTCTTATTTAAGAAAAGCAAACCAAACCTTGGAAGATCCATGGCTTCCTACTCCTTTAGGAAAGACCGGTTCTGCGGATGCACATTTGAATTTCAGGGACCAATGGGCAGTTATTTTAGGGGTAGAGTATAAGGCTTCTTCTTCCTGGATACTAAGAGGAGGATACTCTTATAATTCTCCATTAGTTAAAAGTAATGCTTTAGGAGGGACTACCGGAGGATTTTTCTCTCTTACGGATATTGTTTCCGCAGGTTTCAGTTATCTATTCGATAGTTGGAGTCTGGATCTGGCGGTAAGTTATAATATTCCTAGAAAAACGATAGAAGGTGGGAAGGGAACTGACTGGGACCTTTCTCATGCTGTGGGAAGCGTGGGTAACGCGAACTTGACGGGTTATTCTTACAACGCAAGAGCGGGAATTCCATCCTTTAGTATTGGGGCCGTGAAGTCTTTCGATTGA
- a CDS encoding enoyl-CoA hydratase-related protein produces the protein MSDLPLITNIHDVPGGKIFQITMNRPEVHNAVNKEMADLFVEAWKTFQKDQELTVAVLHGAGDKAFCSGADLSGLDKLANVYLNKEEREEYAKNDPGPLGGSRIVQKKPVITVSHGYTYAGGLELFCHGHIRIAEPQAIFSVACRRWGVPLVDGGTVYLPRLLGWGSALPLILTGQRIRAERAYQLGLVWELVKKGKGLERAFSYATQLCKQPRDAMFADLNSALEGWNLPLQEALTVEARNTFPVMESKSTKEGVKRFLDGDRFWFR, from the coding sequence ATGTCAGATCTTCCATTAATCACAAATATCCATGATGTTCCTGGAGGTAAAATTTTCCAGATCACAATGAATCGTCCCGAGGTTCACAATGCGGTGAATAAGGAGATGGCGGATCTATTTGTAGAAGCATGGAAAACTTTCCAAAAAGATCAGGAACTTACTGTAGCCGTTTTGCATGGAGCAGGAGATAAGGCATTTTGTTCCGGCGCAGATCTTTCCGGTTTGGACAAACTTGCAAATGTATATTTAAACAAGGAAGAAAGAGAAGAATACGCTAAGAATGATCCGGGTCCCTTAGGAGGATCCAGGATCGTCCAAAAAAAACCGGTGATCACTGTATCACACGGTTATACGTACGCAGGCGGTTTGGAATTATTCTGCCATGGCCATATACGTATCGCAGAACCTCAGGCAATTTTCTCTGTTGCTTGTAGAAGATGGGGAGTTCCTCTAGTAGATGGAGGAACTGTGTATCTTCCCAGATTACTCGGTTGGGGATCTGCATTACCATTGATACTTACAGGACAGAGGATCCGTGCAGAGAGGGCATACCAATTAGGTTTAGTATGGGAACTCGTAAAAAAAGGAAAAGGTTTAGAAAGAGCTTTTTCTTATGCCACTCAACTTTGTAAACAACCCAGAGATGCAATGTTCGCAGATCTAAATTCAGCCTTAGAAGGTTGGAATCTCCCTTTACAAGAAGCGTTAACCGTAGAGGCTAGAAATACTTTTCCTGTAATGGAAAGCAAAAGTACCAAAGAAGGTGTAAAACGTTTCCTAGATGGAGATCGTTTCTGGTTTCGTTAA
- a CDS encoding lysophospholipid acyltransferase family protein, which translates to MSLTESIHDKITTPIVKIPDSALKTGIYDLTKEELGRRIELRDGVSLRYITPSNRRRWLLDRILFGSDLTFLYGYFRQIMIARQNALKGKFFDPRWIELSGGILDLIEGCQGKFQIENLENVVSPKGPVVFAGNHMSVLETFVFSYFLVPHRRLTYVVKESLIKGYFGPIMRSRDPIAVGRDNPREDLVKVLEEGANLLKKGVSIVVFPQSTRTRTFNPAEFNSIAVKLASRAGVPVVPFAIKTDFWENGKVWKDLGSLYRDRKIHMKFGPEIDTKDSKKAQAALLDYVLTNLKEWNVEILS; encoded by the coding sequence GTGAGTTTAACAGAATCCATTCATGATAAGATCACAACACCTATAGTTAAAATCCCGGATTCGGCGCTAAAAACCGGGATCTACGACTTAACCAAGGAAGAGCTGGGACGCAGGATCGAACTAAGAGATGGAGTGAGCTTGAGATATATCACTCCTTCTAATCGGAGAAGATGGCTCTTAGATCGGATCCTATTCGGTTCCGATCTTACATTTTTATACGGATACTTCCGACAGATCATGATCGCAAGACAGAATGCTCTAAAAGGAAAGTTTTTCGATCCACGTTGGATAGAATTATCCGGAGGGATCCTGGATCTGATCGAAGGCTGCCAAGGCAAATTCCAAATTGAAAATTTAGAGAATGTTGTCTCTCCTAAGGGGCCTGTGGTTTTTGCAGGAAACCATATGAGTGTTTTGGAAACTTTCGTATTTTCCTATTTTTTAGTGCCTCATAGAAGACTTACCTATGTAGTTAAAGAAAGTTTAATAAAGGGTTATTTCGGCCCTATTATGAGAAGCAGGGACCCGATCGCAGTAGGACGGGACAATCCAAGAGAGGACCTAGTCAAGGTATTGGAAGAAGGCGCGAATCTTCTGAAAAAAGGAGTATCTATCGTAGTATTTCCTCAAAGCACAAGAACTAGAACTTTTAATCCTGCTGAATTTAATTCTATCGCGGTCAAACTTGCTTCCAGAGCGGGAGTTCCTGTGGTTCCCTTTGCGATCAAAACCGACTTTTGGGAGAATGGTAAGGTTTGGAAGGATCTAGGAAGCCTTTATAGGGACAGAAAGATCCATATGAAGTTCGGTCCAGAGATAGACACTAAGGATTCTAAAAAAGCACAGGCTGCACTTTTGGATTATGTATTAACTAATTTAAAAGAATGGAATGTAGAAATTCTTTCCTAG
- the leuD gene encoding 3-isopropylmalate dehydratase small subunit, with translation MSSKIWTIHTGVPVSIPREDIDTDQILPKQFMKLIDKKGFGKHLFHDWRYSDLEGNIQNPEFILNKEGFKNASVLVAGKNFGCGSSREHAPWALADFGFRAILAPSFADIFSINSAKNGIALVRLKEEEIFYLNEWVSNNPGSQIRIDLENLEVQAGDRTFFFHLDPASVNRIREGLDDIDITLKNEKEILDFEQKRKTEKPFLEVHW, from the coding sequence ATGAGCTCAAAAATTTGGACAATACATACGGGAGTCCCGGTCTCTATCCCAAGAGAGGATATTGATACGGACCAAATACTTCCTAAACAATTCATGAAATTGATAGACAAGAAAGGTTTCGGAAAACATTTATTTCATGACTGGAGATATTCGGATTTAGAAGGAAATATTCAAAATCCTGAATTCATTTTGAACAAAGAAGGATTTAAGAATGCGAGTGTTCTTGTGGCTGGAAAAAATTTCGGCTGCGGTTCCAGTAGAGAACATGCGCCTTGGGCTCTTGCGGATTTCGGATTTAGAGCGATTTTGGCTCCTTCTTTCGCGGATATATTCTCTATCAATTCCGCTAAGAACGGGATCGCATTAGTTCGTCTGAAAGAAGAAGAGATCTTTTATCTAAATGAATGGGTTTCTAATAATCCCGGATCACAGATTAGGATCGATCTTGAAAATTTGGAAGTGCAAGCGGGAGACAGGACCTTCTTCTTTCATTTGGATCCTGCTTCCGTAAATCGGATCCGAGAAGGTTTAGATGATATAGATATCACTCTAAAAAATGAAAAAGAGATCTTGGATTTCGAACAAAAACGCAAAACGGAAAAACCGTTTTTGGAAGTACATTGGTGA
- the leuC gene encoding 3-isopropylmalate dehydratase large subunit, with amino-acid sequence MGQTLYDKIWESHRISENSDSESILYVDRHILHEVTSAQAFEGLRTKNRNVRRTDLTFGVVDHNVSTRDRKNRDAAGPVSRLQIDTMEKNCRDFGVRLFGPEDPEQGIVHVLGPELGFTIPGSVIVCGDSHTATHGAFGALAFGIGTSEVEHVLATQTLKQAKTKSMLVRFAGKPGFGITAKDVVLELISKIGTSGGRGFTMEYSGEWISSLSMEGRMTLCNMSIEAGARASLIAPDRITFDYLKDRKLIPKGENFDKAVEYWKTFFTDKDAVYDEIIELDISKIEPQVTWGTNPSQSLSIGGVVPDPEEFKDTRAKETARNALEYMGLKPGTPISEIKIDKVFIGSCTNSRIEDLRSAADIAKGKKVHPGVQALVVPGSGSVKRQAELEGLDKIFKEAGFEWREPGCSLCLAMNDDVLQPGERCASTSNRNFEGRQGRGGRTHLVSPSMAAAAAVTGKFSDVRKMA; translated from the coding sequence ATGGGACAAACTTTATACGACAAAATTTGGGAAAGCCATCGGATCTCGGAGAATTCCGATTCTGAATCCATTTTATATGTGGACCGTCATATTCTTCATGAAGTGACTTCCGCTCAGGCATTCGAAGGTTTAAGAACAAAGAATAGAAATGTAAGAAGGACGGATCTTACTTTCGGAGTTGTGGACCATAATGTTTCCACAAGGGATCGTAAGAATAGAGATGCGGCAGGTCCTGTCTCCAGATTGCAAATAGATACAATGGAAAAAAACTGCAGAGACTTCGGAGTTCGTTTATTCGGACCGGAAGATCCTGAACAAGGTATCGTGCATGTATTGGGTCCCGAGTTAGGATTTACCATCCCCGGTTCCGTAATCGTATGCGGAGATTCTCATACTGCGACTCATGGAGCATTCGGTGCATTGGCATTCGGAATAGGAACAAGCGAAGTGGAACATGTGCTTGCCACCCAAACTTTAAAACAGGCCAAAACAAAATCCATGTTGGTACGTTTTGCAGGTAAACCCGGTTTTGGGATCACTGCTAAAGACGTGGTATTAGAACTTATTTCCAAGATCGGGACCTCAGGTGGAAGAGGATTCACCATGGAATATTCGGGAGAATGGATCAGTTCCCTTTCTATGGAAGGAAGAATGACTCTTTGTAATATGAGTATCGAAGCGGGAGCAAGAGCAAGTTTGATCGCACCTGACCGGATCACATTCGATTATTTGAAAGATAGAAAGCTGATCCCTAAAGGAGAAAATTTCGATAAAGCTGTGGAATATTGGAAAACATTCTTCACGGATAAAGATGCAGTCTACGATGAGATTATAGAATTAGATATTTCTAAAATAGAACCTCAGGTTACCTGGGGAACAAATCCTTCTCAATCTTTATCCATCGGAGGTGTTGTTCCGGATCCGGAAGAATTCAAGGATACACGAGCAAAAGAAACCGCTCGGAACGCGTTGGAGTATATGGGCTTAAAACCCGGAACTCCAATCTCAGAGATCAAAATTGATAAGGTATTCATAGGCTCCTGTACGAATTCAAGGATAGAAGACTTGAGATCCGCTGCGGATATTGCTAAAGGAAAAAAAGTCCATCCTGGTGTCCAGGCATTGGTGGTGCCAGGTTCCGGTTCCGTAAAACGTCAGGCGGAATTGGAAGGTTTAGATAAAATTTTCAAAGAGGCAGGATTCGAATGGAGGGAACCCGGTTGTTCTCTTTGCCTTGCAATGAACGACGATGTATTACAACCGGGGGAAAGATGCGCTTCTACTTCTAACCGTAATTTTGAAGGAAGGCAAGGTAGAGGTGGAAGAACTCATTTGGTCAGTCCTTCTATGGCAGCGGCTGCGGCGGTAACCGGAAAATTTTCAGATGTGAGGAAAATGGCATGA
- a CDS encoding LysR family transcriptional regulator, whose protein sequence is MEFRQIVYFLEISESGTFQKAASRLGLTQPALSKQIYLLEKELGVSVLERGGRSVRLTHEGERFYQYSIRMKELWEEIQDGFSKENELKGNYSISAGGTVSAWILPQILKEILKKRPGLSLSVREGDAQETRDSVLKGEVDLGILTGPISEPSLNILEFLSDRIFPVAAKDHPIFLKKKIRIEDLKKQSYVLFHPGSALRKAVEKRIKSFSKEFGPKIAMELRSVESVIKSLEAGLGIGFLSEYSIGPKLKKIHFEEWNVERKFYLCYRKKSGPGLALLAEEILRSSQKWGSEREPSSF, encoded by the coding sequence ATGGAATTCAGACAGATCGTTTATTTTCTGGAAATTTCGGAATCGGGAACATTCCAAAAGGCAGCTTCCCGTTTGGGGTTAACGCAGCCCGCTCTCTCCAAGCAGATCTATCTTTTGGAAAAAGAATTAGGTGTTAGCGTTTTGGAAAGAGGGGGAAGGTCGGTTAGACTCACTCACGAAGGAGAAAGATTTTACCAGTATTCCATCCGGATGAAAGAATTATGGGAAGAGATCCAAGATGGTTTTTCCAAGGAAAATGAACTAAAAGGAAATTATTCCATCTCCGCAGGTGGAACAGTATCCGCTTGGATCCTGCCTCAGATCTTAAAAGAGATCCTAAAAAAAAGACCGGGACTTTCCCTTTCCGTAAGAGAAGGAGATGCCCAGGAAACCAGAGACTCGGTATTAAAGGGAGAAGTAGACCTGGGGATCTTGACCGGTCCTATCTCGGAACCGAGTCTGAATATTCTGGAATTTTTATCTGATCGGATCTTTCCTGTTGCTGCAAAAGATCATCCAATCTTTCTAAAAAAGAAAATTAGAATAGAAGATCTGAAAAAACAATCCTATGTATTATTCCATCCGGGTTCAGCACTTAGGAAAGCAGTGGAGAAGAGAATAAAATCATTCTCCAAAGAATTCGGTCCTAAGATCGCAATGGAACTTAGAAGTGTAGAATCAGTCATTAAATCCTTAGAAGCAGGACTCGGGATCGGTTTTTTATCCGAATATTCTATCGGTCCTAAACTCAAAAAAATACATTTCGAAGAATGGAATGTAGAAAGGAAATTTTATCTTTGTTACCGCAAAAAATCAGGACCGGGACTTGCTTTACTTGCGGAGGAAATTTTAAGATCCTCTCAAAAATGGGGATCTGAGAGAGAACCTTCTTCCTTTTGA
- a CDS encoding alpha/beta hydrolase, which yields MKKIFKRVSIGLGAVLIAYLGIYYATFPKYEFHPKADLTQSFDSFYKTKLEETKSLHGRPGSEEKLIRYSPGKTEYTILYIHGFGASRAEGEETVDKISASLKANTYYLRLPGHGTNNEDHRDTPFTEYLRVAEETLLMMDKLGNQTILMGTSMGGLISVYLAGKYPDKIKDLVLFSPFFDFAVPLAKIFFYPGGMTFGETVQGKIRKSPPKTPDDGIGEQYYEHWYKDQYLSAIQHVSNATKFVLSQHSFEKIKVPTLLVYYYKDKDHQDKTASVDAMLKGFDKIGGDNPNPLNTKAQIEEGSHVLTSKHVFSDKEKVQKEVLDFLHKTGVK from the coding sequence ATGAAAAAAATATTCAAACGGGTTTCGATCGGCCTAGGTGCTGTGCTTATCGCCTATTTGGGGATCTATTACGCTACATTTCCCAAATATGAATTCCACCCAAAGGCGGACTTAACTCAAAGTTTCGATTCGTTCTATAAAACTAAATTAGAAGAGACCAAATCACTTCACGGTAGGCCAGGCTCGGAAGAAAAACTGATCCGCTATTCTCCAGGTAAAACGGAATATACAATTCTATACATACATGGTTTCGGCGCGTCCCGCGCAGAAGGAGAAGAAACTGTAGATAAAATTTCCGCCTCTCTCAAGGCGAATACTTACTACTTAAGACTTCCAGGTCACGGAACCAATAACGAAGATCATAGAGACACTCCTTTCACCGAATACCTGCGCGTAGCGGAAGAAACTCTATTAATGATGGATAAATTAGGAAATCAAACTATACTTATGGGAACAAGTATGGGCGGTTTGATCTCGGTTTATTTGGCGGGAAAATATCCGGATAAGATCAAGGATCTGGTATTATTCTCCCCATTTTTCGATTTTGCGGTTCCACTTGCTAAAATATTCTTTTATCCGGGTGGAATGACATTCGGAGAAACGGTGCAAGGAAAGATCAGAAAATCCCCTCCTAAAACTCCGGATGACGGAATTGGAGAACAATATTACGAACATTGGTATAAGGATCAATATTTATCCGCTATCCAACACGTAAGTAATGCAACTAAGTTCGTTCTAAGCCAGCATAGTTTTGAGAAGATCAAAGTCCCTACTCTATTAGTATATTATTATAAGGACAAAGATCATCAGGACAAAACGGCGAGCGTAGATGCAATGCTGAAAGGTTTTGATAAAATAGGCGGAGATAATCCGAATCCTTTAAATACAAAGGCTCAAATAGAAGAAGGAAGCCATGTTCTGACTTCCAAACATGTATTCTCCGATAAGGAGAAGGTCCAAAAAGAAGTTTTGGATTTTTTACATAAAACCGGAGTAAAATAA
- a CDS encoding Rrf2 family transcriptional regulator gives MSIPSRYSIAIHILSLIDRDGEEASSSQIMADSIGTNPVVVRNLLGKLKKAGLVVSKQGVAGAKLAKSPEEIQLLQIYKAVETEAPLFSIHDKPNPKCPVGKKIQTTLTGIFQEAQSALEAKLGEFHLSDVLFQLDSEKKKRA, from the coding sequence ATGTCGATTCCGAGCAGATATTCCATTGCAATCCATATTCTTTCCTTGATCGACAGGGATGGAGAAGAAGCCAGTTCCTCTCAAATTATGGCGGATAGTATTGGAACAAATCCGGTTGTAGTCCGAAACCTATTGGGAAAATTAAAAAAAGCAGGCCTCGTGGTTTCCAAACAAGGTGTGGCGGGTGCCAAACTTGCCAAATCTCCTGAGGAGATCCAACTTTTACAGATCTATAAGGCAGTGGAAACGGAGGCTCCTCTATTCTCCATCCATGACAAACCGAACCCTAAATGCCCTGTGGGTAAAAAGATCCAAACCACTTTAACCGGGATTTTCCAAGAGGCCCAATCCGCTCTGGAAGCAAAGTTAGGTGAGTTCCATCTTTCGGATGTGCTTTTCCAATTGGATTCGGAAAAGAAAAAAAGAGCATAA